The region GGAAAACTCTATGAACAGAGCGAAGAGGTGGACGTCGCTAAATCAAAATACTATCCGCAGATTAATGCCGGCGTGGACAACGGCTATTCCCATGACGGCGACCAGAACGGCTTTACCCCATCGCTGGTGCTCTCTCTCTCACAGATGCTCTACGACTTTGGCAAAGTGGCCAGCCAGGTGCGCGCCGAGAGCGCGGGCGTTGCCCAGCAGCAGGCCAACGTGCTGGTGAGTATCGACACTATTGCCCACGATACCGCCATCGCCATGGTGCAGGTGCAAACCTTACAGCAGATGGTCGACACCGCTAAAGAACAGCTCGACGCCCTCTCCTCGATTGGCACGCTGACCCGCCAGCGTAACGACGAAGGGGCCACGTCGCTCTCTGACGTGGTGCAGACCGATGCGCGCATTGAAGGCGCGCGCGCCCAGCTGATGCAGTACCAGGCCAGCCTGGACAGCGCCCGCGCCACGCTGATGAGCTTTCTCGGCTGGAACAGCCTGAACGCAATCAGCAATGACTTTCCGCAAAAGCTGGGCCGGAGCTGCGACATCGCCGAGCCGGATGACCGTCTGGTGCCCGCGGTACTTGCCGCCTGGGCGCAGGCTAACGTCGCCCAGGCGAACCTCGACTACGCCGACGCGCAGATGACGCCCACCGTCTCGCTGGAGCCGGAGGTGCGTCACTATATGAACGATCGCTACGCGGGGAGTGAAACCCGGGATCGCACCCAGTATTCCGCCTGGGTAAAAGTGCAGATGCCGCTCTATCAGGGCGGCGGCCTCACCGCCCGGCGTAACGCTGCCGGACACGCGGTGGAGGCGGCGCAGTCCACCATTCAGCGTACGCGTCTTGACGTCCGCCAGAAGCTGCTGGAAGCCCGCAGCCAGGTGATGAGCCTGCAAAGCACGCTGCAAATTCAGGGCCGCCAGGAAGCCCTCAGCGCCCGCACCCGCGAACTGTACCAGCAGCAGTATCTCGATCTCGGTTCGCGCCCGCTGCTCGACGTGC is a window of Enterobacter cloacae complex sp. ECNIH7 DNA encoding:
- a CDS encoding TolC family outer membrane protein; protein product: MGMKMPHWWLSCCLISMPALCANPAAIINTGQLRETQELPSLNGRVAPAAGKAAPGSLQLGDAVNRAVTWHPAIGEAVGKLYEQSEEVDVAKSKYYPQINAGVDNGYSHDGDQNGFTPSLVLSLSQMLYDFGKVASQVRAESAGVAQQQANVLVSIDTIAHDTAIAMVQVQTLQQMVDTAKEQLDALSSIGTLTRQRNDEGATSLSDVVQTDARIEGARAQLMQYQASLDSARATLMSFLGWNSLNAISNDFPQKLGRSCDIAEPDDRLVPAVLAAWAQANVAQANLDYADAQMTPTVSLEPEVRHYMNDRYAGSETRDRTQYSAWVKVQMPLYQGGGLTARRNAAGHAVEAAQSTIQRTRLDVRQKLLEARSQVMSLQSTLQIQGRQEALSARTRELYQQQYLDLGSRPLLDVLNAEQEVYQARFTQQQTLGQLHQLQLNCLYNTGQLRHAFDLDNRTIQTVEIQP